From Timaviella obliquedivisa GSE-PSE-MK23-08B:
CAGCATTGGCACGGCGTGCCCCTTGAATCCCTGGTTATTTACGAGCTCCACGTAGGCACTTTTACGCCTGAAGGCACTTTTGAGGCGATCATTCCTCGGTTAAAAGACCTGCGCGAACTGGGTATTACGGCGATCGAATTAATGCCGATCGCACAGTTCCCAGGCAGTCATCCTCCGCAAGAGCAAGATCAGGGACATGACTATCGCAATTGGGGCTACGACGGAACTTACATTTATGGGGTGCAGAACTCCTATGGTGAGCCTGCAAGTTTGAAGAAGTTAGTTAATGCCTGTCATCAAGAAGGAATTTCCATAATTTTAGATGTTGTCTACAATCACTTTGGACCTGAAGGTACTTACGTTCATCAATATGGATCTTACTTCACCGAAGCTTACCAAACCCTTTGGGGCAGTGCACTTAACTTTGACCATCAACATAGCGCTAATGTCCGCAACTTCTTTATTCAAAATGCACTGTATTGGATGCGAACCTATCACATTGATGCGCTGCGCCTAGACGCTGTTCATGCAATTTATGACTTAGGGGCATACCACCTTTTAGAAGAGCTCTCAGACCGAGTTGTAGAACTCTCAGATGAACTAGGGCGAAAACTATATTTGATCGCAGAAAGTGATCTGAATGATCCTAAAATTATCCGTTCGAGTGATAAGGGAGGTTATGGGCTTGATGCTCAGTGGAGCGACGATTTTCACCATGCCCTCCATGCGCTACTCACAGGCGATCGCATTGGCTATTATCAAGACTTTGGTCAGTGCCAACAGTTGGCTAAAGCATTTCAACAAGCCTTTGTGTACGACTGGCAGTATGCACCGCATCGTCAGCGTTTCCATGGTAGAACCCCTAAAGGCTGTACGCCTTCTCAGTTTGTGGTCTGCATCCAGAACCATGACCAGGTTGGCAACCAGTTGAAGGGCGATCGCTTATCTCAGATTATTTCCTTTGAAGCTTTGAAGCTAGCAGCGGGCGCAGTTTTATTATCTCCTTTTATCCCGATGTTATTTATGGGCGAAGAATACGCCGAGGATGCGCCCTTTACCTACTTTGTAAGCCATTCTGACCCTGAGTTAATTCAAGCAGTTCGACAAGGACGCAAACAAGAGTTTGAAGCGTTCCATT
This genomic window contains:
- the treZ gene encoding malto-oligosyltrehalose trehalohydrolase, whose product is MQVGAKYLGNNQCKFTVWGPKLDFVAVQLVSQNDRLIQMEQQDNGYWQAIVSDVPPGTCYFYQLNGGECRPDPASHFQPRGVHGASQVIDHQFSWTDQHWHGVPLESLVIYELHVGTFTPEGTFEAIIPRLKDLRELGITAIELMPIAQFPGSHPPQEQDQGHDYRNWGYDGTYIYGVQNSYGEPASLKKLVNACHQEGISIILDVVYNHFGPEGTYVHQYGSYFTEAYQTLWGSALNFDHQHSANVRNFFIQNALYWMRTYHIDALRLDAVHAIYDLGAYHLLEELSDRVVELSDELGRKLYLIAESDLNDPKIIRSSDKGGYGLDAQWSDDFHHALHALLTGDRIGYYQDFGQCQQLAKAFQQAFVYDWQYAPHRQRFHGRTPKGCTPSQFVVCIQNHDQVGNQLKGDRLSQIISFEALKLAAGAVLLSPFIPMLFMGEEYAEDAPFTYFVSHSDPELIQAVRQGRKQEFEAFHYDGEPPDPEAVETFLMCKLNWDKRKEGKHQVLWSFHQHLIRLRNTLPSLLRQDFQSIQVGSDEDKQVVWWRRWNEDHQVFCLMNFNTTTVTFESDVSSFAGHKILDSALEQWMGSGSAAPEALHPEQLITLSPQSFVLYQSNSVA